One Manduca sexta isolate Smith_Timp_Sample1 chromosome 28, JHU_Msex_v1.0, whole genome shotgun sequence DNA window includes the following coding sequences:
- the LOC115442080 gene encoding reduced folate transporter: MQDWMKVTLLLCAFGTLREIRPSEPFVSEFLLGEWRNITENQLTREVYPVGTYSYLSLLIVVFLITDFLRFKPVIILSGLSGIAVYAILLWTTSLEWLQASQFFYGLYMATEVAYLTYIYAKVDSGKYPVVSSCTRIAALTGRFLSGVSSQLLTHFGLMDYRQLNYITFTAQILATFWALWLPPVNYGIYFHRRNSAISIPMEKQPRLQQNRQTFQSTLVEASSLIARHARAAYTRPKVLAWSALYAAALALFVQAQTYVQLLWREIQNETNNTVAYNGAVEAAQTLLGALGAFIASLWSRASLPAPAAALQGAAVFLATFVPNVYVSYAGYIVMGTLYHYTITLASAKIADQLSDESCFGLIFGINTLLGTGLQSLLTYVLIQNLDVSIYSQYYSLSGLFLLLASLWILGWMAHMCRQKQSIHISNQ; this comes from the exons ATGCAAGATTGGATGAAAGTGACGCTTTTACTATGTGCGTTTGGCACGTTGAGAGAAATACGGCCATCGGAGCCGTTTGTTTCGGAGTTCCTGCTGGGCGAATGGAGGAACATAACTGAAAACCAATTGACCCGGGAAGTTTATCCAGTCGGGACCTACTCGTATCTATCGCTGCTCATTGTCGTATTCCTCATCACAGACTTCTTGCGATTCAAGCCTGTCATCATACTATCAG gtCTAAGTGGCATTGCGGTTTACGCCATCCTGCTATGGACGACCAGTTTAGAATGGTTGCAAGCGAGTCAATTCTTCTACGGTCTGTACATGGCAACCGAAGTCGCGTATCTCACCTATATTTACGCAAAG GTGGATTCCGGGAAGTACCCGGTGGTGTCGTCGTGCACACGCATCGCTGCGCTCACGGGCCGGTTCCTGTCAGGCGTCAGCTCGCAACTCCTCACGCACTTTGGCCTGATGGACTATCGGCAGCTTAATTACATTACTTTCAcag CTCAAATACTGGCTACATTCTGGGCCCTGTGGCTACCGCCAGTTAATTatggaatatattttcatagaagAAATTCGGCAATCAGTATACCCATGGAGAAACAGCCGCGATTACAACAAAATAGA CAAACATTCCAGTCTACGTTGGTGGAGGCGTCGTCGCTGATCGCGCGCCACGCCCGCGCGGCGTACACGCGGCCCAAGGTGCTGGCGTGGTCGGCGCTGTacgccgccgcgctcgcgctcTTCGTGCAGGCGCAGACCTACGTGCAGCTGCTCTGGAGGGAGATACAGAACGAGACTAACAATACG GTGGCGTACAACGGCGCAGTGGAAGCGGCGCAGACGCTGCTGGGCGCCCTGGGCGCGTTCATAGCGTCGCTGTGGTCGCGCGCGTCGCTGCcggcgcccgccgccgcgctgcaGGGCGCCGCCGTGTTCCTCGCCACCTTCGTGCCCAACGTGTACGTCTCCTACGCCGGGTACATCGTCATGGGCACGCTCTACCATTACACCATTACCCTGGCCAG CGCCAAAATAGCAGACCAGCTAAGCGACGAGAGCTGCTTCGGACTCATTTTTGGAATCAACACGCTCCTGGGCACCGGGCTACAATCTCTCCTCACATATGTACTCATACAAAATCTAGATGTGTCCATATACAGCCAGTACTACTCCTTGAGTGGCTTGTTCTTATTACTAGCCTCGTTATGGATCCTGGGCTGGATGGCCCACATGTGCCGACAGAAACAAAGTATTCATATAAGTAACCAGTGA
- the LOC115442079 gene encoding single-pass membrane and coiled-coil domain-containing protein 4, with product MRKLKGPVKETAKQKRERKQEFAKMRQQIHTVVLPTCAFIFMLICFYVYVKTRPTTMQYA from the coding sequence ATGAGAAAGCTCAAGGGACCAGTTAAGGAAACGGCAAAACAGAAGAGAGAAAGGAAACAAGAATTTGCCAAAATGCGTCAACAGATCCACACGGTGGTTTTGCCGACTTGCGCGTTCATTTTCATGctgatttgtttttatgtatacgTAAAAACGAGACCGACAACAATGCAATACGCGTAA
- the LOC115442078 gene encoding phospholipid phosphatase 6 isoform X2 — protein sequence MLQKILYYDVQITKRFVENALKTTALRSLRNHAKFLEVSCHGIVWLAGWLSFIWFFNNKDLYQLQVNMFFALILDIVIIAVIKAIVRRRRPIPMNKLLAVGPDKFSFPSGHASRAVMIAFILIYLDPVSMFLYPPIMAWATAVCVSRVVSERHYILDVLAGAGIGVLEGLFMSLIWFSQSTSVSILSTISDEKLDGGEYHV from the exons ATGttgcagaaaatattatattatgatgttcAAATCACAAAGAGATTTGTTGAGAATGCACTTAAAACAACTGCACTGAGATCATTAAGGAATCATGCCAAATTTCTGGAG gTATCATGCCACGGCATTGTGTGGCTTGCAGGCTGGCTCAGCTTTATATGGTTTTTCAACAATAAAGATTTATATCAATTACAAGTAAACATGTTCTttg CATTAATATTGGATATAGTCATAATAGCAGTAATAAAGGCTATAGTCCGGAGACGTCGTCCAATTCCAATGAACAAGCTGTTGGCTGTTGGACCTGACAAATTCTCTTTCCCATCTGGCCATGCAAGCAGAGCTGTGAtgattgcatttatattaatatatctagATCCTGTATCAATGTTTCTGTACCCTCCAATTATGGCTTGGGCCACAGCAGTGTGCGTATCAAGAGTGGTGTCTGAGAGGCATTATATTTTAGATGTGCTGGCTGGTGCAGGTATTGGTGTGTTAGAAGGATTGTTCATGTCGCTTATATGGTTCTCACAAAGCACGTCCGTTAGTATTTTGTCTACAATATCAGATGAGAAACTGGATGGTGGTGAATACCATGTGTGA
- the LOC115442078 gene encoding phospholipid phosphatase 6 isoform X1: MDVFNEGDSKRQVPPMLQKILYYDVQITKRFVENALKTTALRSLRNHAKFLEVSCHGIVWLAGWLSFIWFFNNKDLYQLQVNMFFALILDIVIIAVIKAIVRRRRPIPMNKLLAVGPDKFSFPSGHASRAVMIAFILIYLDPVSMFLYPPIMAWATAVCVSRVVSERHYILDVLAGAGIGVLEGLFMSLIWFSQSTSVSILSTISDEKLDGGEYHV, from the exons ATGGATGTG tTTAACGAAGGAGATTCAAAAAGACAAGTACCACCAATGttgcagaaaatattatattatgatgttcAAATCACAAAGAGATTTGTTGAGAATGCACTTAAAACAACTGCACTGAGATCATTAAGGAATCATGCCAAATTTCTGGAG gTATCATGCCACGGCATTGTGTGGCTTGCAGGCTGGCTCAGCTTTATATGGTTTTTCAACAATAAAGATTTATATCAATTACAAGTAAACATGTTCTttg CATTAATATTGGATATAGTCATAATAGCAGTAATAAAGGCTATAGTCCGGAGACGTCGTCCAATTCCAATGAACAAGCTGTTGGCTGTTGGACCTGACAAATTCTCTTTCCCATCTGGCCATGCAAGCAGAGCTGTGAtgattgcatttatattaatatatctagATCCTGTATCAATGTTTCTGTACCCTCCAATTATGGCTTGGGCCACAGCAGTGTGCGTATCAAGAGTGGTGTCTGAGAGGCATTATATTTTAGATGTGCTGGCTGGTGCAGGTATTGGTGTGTTAGAAGGATTGTTCATGTCGCTTATATGGTTCTCACAAAGCACGTCCGTTAGTATTTTGTCTACAATATCAGATGAGAAACTGGATGGTGGTGAATACCATGTGTGA
- the LOC115442116 gene encoding uncharacterized protein LOC115442116 gives MEFLGYTLFGPQNYIKDIMRGEYQEPMSKEDVKPLLQNIQKYSTLPAKIERPNADVIRVIDCYIGRVNGFAYGSKQRFIKMKRKGVIKPVGPCDMYRFPPTSSVEYGWWQHDPVITNSTWHHTYPKHPQPASPNTLILDKVRKNNKYATLF, from the exons ATGGAATTTCTAGGATATACATTATTTGGACCgcaaaattatataaaggaTATAATGAGGGGAGAATATCAGGAACCAATGTCAAAAGAAGACGTAAAGcccttattacaaaatattcaaaaatattctacTCTACCAGCAAAG ATAGAAAGGCCCAACGCTGATGTTATTAGAGTAATCGATTGCTATATTGGAAGAGTAAATGGTTTTGCTTATGGTTCAAAGCagagatttattaaaatgaaacgtaAAGGAGTTATTAAACCAGTTGGACCCTGTGATATGTACAGATTTCCGCCAACTTCATCTGTAGAG TATGGTTGGTGGCAACATGACCCTGTAATCACTAATAGCACATGGCACCACACTTATCCCAAGCATCCCCAACCAGCGTCACCAAATACATTAATCTTGGACAAAGtgcgaaaaaataataaatatgctacCCTATTTTAA
- the LOC115442115 gene encoding 60S ribosomal protein L10a → MSSKVSRDTLYECVNAVLQNSKDKKRNFLETVELQIGLKNYDPQKDKRFSGTVKLKYIPRPKMQVCVLGDQQHCDEAKQLTVPCMDAEALKKLNKNKKLVKKLAKKYDAFLASESLIKQIPRLLGPGLNKAGKFPGLLSHQESMTQKIDEVKATIKFQMKKVLCLSVAVGHVDMTPDELAQNVHLSINFLVSLLKKHWQNVRSLHMKSTMGPPQRLY, encoded by the exons ATGTC gtCCAAAGTATCTCGTGATACACTCTACGAGTGCGTAAATGCCGTGCTCCAGAACTCAAAAGACAAGAAGCGTAACTTCCTGGAGACAGTGGAGCTACAAATCGGTCTGAAGAACTATGACCCCCAAAAGGACAAGCGTTTCTCCGGTACCGTCAA GCTCAAGTACATCCCCCGTCCCAAGATGCAGGTGTGTGTTCTTGGAGACCAACAGCACTGTGATGAAGCTAAACAGTTGACTGTGCCGTGTATGGATGCTGAAGCTCTTAAAAAACTGAACAAGAACAAGAAGCTTGTCAAAAAACTGGCTAAGAA ATATGATGCATTCCTTGCCTCAGAATCCCTAATCAAACAGATCCCGCGTCTGCTGGGTCCTGGTCTCAACAAGGCCGGCAAGTTCCCTGGTCTGCTCTCCCACCAGGAATCCATGACTCAGAAGATTGATGAGGTCAAAGCCACCATCAAATTCCAGATGAAGAAG GTGCTGTGTCTCTCTGTAGCGGTAGGCCATGTGGACATGACGCCCGATGAGCTTGCACAGAATGTGCACTTATCAATCAACTTCCTTGTGTCGCTGCTTAAGAAACACTGGCAGAATGTGCGCTCACTGCATATGAAGTCCACTATGGGCCCGCCCCAAAGATTGTACTAA
- the LOC115442096 gene encoding Fanconi anemia group D2 protein, which translates to MSHKRSLSQRSNSVFGSQNKKIRSIDRNNCLHKTLQESGLILNHPPEKCVASHETIHLSAKIKKNLEKHFEYPRNVAELLSDLEKECQNMDVFKHYLYPNIVIITTESSEEHPVSDSIIKILLSIPILQTKLIDYVFEKAIDLAASSACGPWIQMILKCFTTLDSIVDSENIATNIINLLDVTSEKMDKLEIITAIPDIIGDQEHDNIATEMSRILNEDHDLIPAILDCLTYLCLSDEQYEQLQKRTLNILSSLSKCTYFPNFVKFLLIPGRLSDNAYFEAVLGLRSALGWSTTLAKPQDIATSQVLTTTAIRNSMVSSKVIANSWLKSVSMCKVHTDHKAIDFIILLILFSTSEERQKQVENLIRKQIKLNTLKEELLDEAFEKFQPVLKDSLKNLIILSNSLLKIKGDPAVESFASHLFTLMFSKLEDCGQTIVAELLQLGLDSKQCVMSILVILNNVAAKNMSLLKPQSMQMLILLDRMDDMPLTEIRAVMNLLCGLAYSYENSLIRDDIHMIIRKELSSSNPKIKIQGILAGVYAVKYLMASNTDNNQTTELPNDISYGSVTHLPEGDLREAAQIIELISRSTRQFPDMIAFFYDEMSKVISSASHVNKNFMSWLTDAVTNDLEQNFIVDSMDTQRICDLELAMQYCINADSEMNEMIAINIAGLTLQPKAEICIGILSPLFQLVQTLHFKQNNGNLASIDALLGCPVIMPKYDIDAIEDMDSAKVSNILDCHVHSVNWFRELLNAFATQQDESLKTKTLKRVLQVDKLGLLITEILFKSKISYKPPISTLNVNKYTKENLDRKTNKAHSSKQNVSKKPVADDTVLPETLRSQTTQNNPATVKNTFSGLHDIPFRQLNLNLLQLLDTDFSEDVDSENELNVKSLKFLLNCINSNLETILISKIKRVTFWTKQDNVIYDPKKGENCAKAVSEILPRLMEHLKAVTLYIENHTIENTRDESGFSFTSEFMDYLACLQYIYNTLTIFFKWIGFRNHHNALLKSSLRTVAESNESTGLSLKDIVINVFDNLKTHQKYCLQLSTAVALVQLLKTVQSYCDNRIVLKILRNLAQHFLSQQWRTSAGALESGLHYNQNIDCLAAVYFINNEILELKNIALELTNEVKVLKGRNDHLNSFKSITKSNFSILYRNLGTSLHEATKTRLNMGMTNSEHLELWKDVAIIMKYMADVVKTVESRNNLAAFFNKSLPILKLFLSQGIPIFELQFKNETQEVLEILKILQQSTRFLQSLCCHSRLKKDKTLMSKVPNVRHLLETLIYKVKAVLAANNCSEAFWMGNLKNKDIHGEVIASQQSVDQESVEDCDEQLPEDDSEHTDDEICSDVEGRISDIV; encoded by the coding sequence atgtcacataaaagAAGTTTATCACAAAGATCCAACAGTGTCTTCGGGAGCCAGAATAAAAAGATAAGATCAATAGACAGAAATAATTGTTTGCATAAAACTTTACAGGAAAGCGGTCTTATTTTGAACCACCCACCAGAAAAATGCGTTGCGTCACATGAAACTATACATTTATCtgctaaaataaagaaaaatctgGAGAAACATTTCGAATATCCACGCAATGTCGCCGAACTTTTATCTGATTTGGAAAAAGAATGCCAAAACATGGATGTTTTTAAGCATTACCTGTATCCCAATATCGTGATAATAACCACGGAGAGCTCTGAAGAACATCCTGTGAGCGACAGCATCATAAAAATACTCTTGAGCATACCTATCTTACAAACAAAGTTGATTGATTATGTCTTTGAAAAAGCTATAGACCTAGCAGCGTCTTCTGCCTGTGGTCCCTGGATTCAGATGATACTGAAATGCTTCACAACATTAGACAGTATTGTTGACAGTGAAAATATAGCTACAAATATCATAAATCTGTTAGATGTTACGTCAGAAAAAATGGACAAACTGGAGATAATAACCGCTATACCAGATATTATCGGAGACCAAGAGCATGATAATATCGCAACAGAAATGAGTAGAATACTCAATGAAGATCATGATTTAATTCCAGCTATTTTGGATTGCCTTACGTATTTATGTCTTTCTGATGAACAATATGAGCAACTTCAAAAGAGAACTCTTAACATACTTTCAAGTTTGTCAAAGTGCACCTATTTTCCAAACTTTGTGAAATTTCTTTTAATTCCAGGCCGTTTGAGTGATAATGCATATTTTGAAGCAGTTCTAGGTTTAAGAAGTGCTTTAGGCTGGTCAACAACCTTAGCAAAACCTCAAGATATAGCAACTAGTCAAGTATTAACTACAACAGCAATCAGAAACTCTATGGTCTCATCAAAGGTTATAGCAAACTCATGGCTAAAATCCGTGTCTATGTGTAAAGTACACACCGATCACAAGGCCAtagactttattattttgttaatattgttttctacTTCAGAAGAGAGACAAAAACAGGTGGAAAATTTAATTAGGAAACAGATTAAACTAAACACTTTAAAGGAGGAACTACTTGATGAAGCATTTGAGAAATTCCAACCTGTCCTTAAGGATTCTTTGAAAAATCTAATAATCCTCAGTAACTCTTTACTGAAAATTAAAGGTGACCCAGCTGTAGAATCATTTGCATCTCACTTGTTTACATTAATGTTTTCTAAGCTTGAAGATTGTGGTCAAACTATTGTAGCTGAACTTTTACAACTAGGTTTAGACTCAAAGCAATGTGTTATGAGTATATTGGTGATACTGAATAATGTTGCGGCCAAAAACATGTCTCTATTAAAACCACAAAGCATGCAAATGTTGATATTACTTGATAGAATGGATGATATGCCATTAACTGAAATCAGGGCTGTAATGAATTTACTATGTGGCCTTGCATACAGCTATGAAAATTCACTCATAAGAGATGATATACATATGATAATTAGAAAAGAGTTGAGCAGCTCAAATCCAAAGATAAAGATTCAAGGAATTCTGGCTGGTGTCTATGCAGTCAAATATTTAATGGCATCAAATACAGACAATAATCAAACAACAGAGTTGCCAAATGATATAAGCTATGGCTCAGTTACACATCTACCTGAAGGTGACCTTCGTGAAGCTGCTCAAATCATTGAGCTAATCAGTCGCAGTACACGACAATTTCCAGACATGATTGCTTTCTTCTATGATGAAATGTCAAAAGTCATATCTTCAGCAAgccatgtaaataaaaatttcatgtCATGGTTGACTGATGCAGTGACTAATGATTTAGAACagaattttattgttgattcTATGGATACCCAAAGGATATGTGACTTGGAATTAGCTATGCAATATTGTATTAATGCAGATAGTGAGATGAATGAAATGATTGCTATTAACATAGCTGGATTAACTTTACAACCAAAAGCTgaaatatgtataggtattcTGTCACCACTATTTCAATTAGTTCAGACTCTGCATTTTAAGCAAAATAATGGTAATTTAGCTAGTATTGATGCATTACTAGGATGTCCTGTTATTATGCCTAAATATGACATAGATGCTATTGAAGATATGGATTCAGCCAAAGTAAGCAACATCCTTGATTGTCATGTCCATAGCGTAAATTGGTTTCGGGAATTACTTAATGCATTTGCTACACAACAAGATGagtcattaaaaacaaaaactttgaaAAGAGTTCTCCAAGTCGATAAGTTAGGATTACTTATtacagaaattttatttaaaagtaaaatatcatacaAACCTCCAATCAGCacattaaatgtaaacaaatacacAAAAGAAAACCTagatagaaaaacaaataaggcTCATAGTTCAAAGCAGAATGTAAGTAAAAAACCAGTAGCAGATGATACTGTGCTTCCTGAAACATTAAGATCTcaaacaacacaaaacaatCCTGCaacagtaaaaaatacatttagtggCCTTCATGATATCCCTTTCAGGcaattaaacttaaatttacTGCAATTGCTGGATACTGATTTTTCAGAAGATGTTGATTCTGAGAAtgaattaaatgttaaatctttgaaatttttattgaattgtatCAATAGTAATTTAGAAACTATTttgatatcaaaaataaaaagagtaaCATTTTGGACTAAACAAGACAATGTAATTTATGACCCTAAAAAGGGTGAAAACTGTGCAAAAGCAGTCAGTGAAATACTTCCTAGATTAATGGAACATTTGAAAGCTGTCACATTATACATAGAAAACCATACAATCGAGAACACTCGTGATGAAAGCGGATTCTCTTTTACATCAGAATTTATGGATTATCTTGCATgtcttcaatatatttataacacgcttactatattttttaaatggataGGATTTAGAAACCATCACAATGCATTATTAAAAAGCTCACTGAGGACAGTAGCCGAGTCTAATGAAAGTACTGGTCTATCTTTAAAAGATATAGTGATTAATGTATTtgacaatttaaaaacacaCCAAAAATATTGCTTGCAATTATCAACTGCCGTGGCGCTAGTACAGCTTCTTAAAACTGTGCAGAGCTATTGTGATAATAGAATAGTATTAAAAATTCTAAGAAATCTGGCCCAACATTTTTTGTCTCAGCAGTGGCGAACCTCGGCTGGCGCTCTAGAATCTGGATTACATTATAACCAGAATATAGACTGCTTGGCTGCagtctattttataaataatgaaattttagaGCTTAAAAATATAGCCCTTGAGTTAACGAACGAAGTTAAAGTGCTAAAAGGGCGAAATGATCATTTGAACTCATTCAAATCCATAACGAAATCGAACTTTTCGATATTATACCGTAATCTCGGCACATCTTTACACGAAGCTACTAAAACACGCCTGAATATGGGAATGACTAATTCTGAACATTTAGAGCTGTGGAAAGATGTAgccattataatgaaatatatggCTGATGTCGTTAAAACTGTTGAAAGTAGGAATAACCTGGctgcattttttaataaatcattaccaatattgaaattatttttatctcaagGAATACCAATATTTGAACTACAATTTAAGAACGAAACCCAAGAAGTATTGGAAATACTAAAAATACTGCAACAGTCTACTCGTTTCTTGCAGTCTTTGTGCTGTCACTCTCGATTAAAGAAGGACAAAACCTTGATGAGTAAGGTTCCGAATGTAAGGCATTTACTTGAAACCCTGATTTACAAAGTAAAAGCTGTTCTTGCTGCAAATAACTGCTCAGAAGCGTTTTGGATGGGAAATCTCAAGAATAAAGATATTCATGGAGAGGTTATAGCGTCACAACAAAGTGTTGATCAGGAGTCAGTTGAAGATTGTGACGAACAATTACCAGAAGATGATAGTGAACATACAGATGATGAAATTTGTTCTGATGTTGAAGGTAGGATAAgtgatattgtttaa
- the LOC115442095 gene encoding 28S ribosomal protein S14, mitochondrial, translating into MNLNISSLGKYVWKSQNLAGYGYQQVRNKWVNWMMVRDVKRRRMSAENFLERTRVNALRKNDVLPVEIREIADKEIAKFELNTQPMRINNRCVITSRPRGIVKEWRMSRIVWRHLADYNKLSGVQRAMWG; encoded by the exons atgaatttaaatatatccagCCTTGGAAAGTATGTCTGGAAATCGCAAAACCTAGCTGGTTATGGA TATCAGCAAGTAAGAAACAAGTGGGTTAACTGGATGATGGTTCGTGATGTGAAAAGGCGACGTATGAGCGCTGAGAACTTTCTGGAAAGAACTAGAGTCAACGCATTGAGGAAAAACGATGTACTGCCTGTCGAAATTAGGGAGATAGCTGACAAGGAAATTGCAAAGTTTGAATTGAATACCCAACCCATGAGAATAAACAATAGATGCGTTATTACTTCAAG GCCCAGAGGTATAGTAAAAGAGTGGCGCATGAGCCGCATTGTGTGGCGCCATCTAGCTGATTACAATAAGTTGTCAGGAGTCCAGCGAGCCATGTGGGGATAA
- the LOC115442124 gene encoding 60S acidic ribosomal protein P1, with the protein MASKAELACVYSALILVDDDVAVTGEKISTILKAASVDVEPYWPGLFAKALEGINVRDLITNIGSGVGAAPAAGAPAAAAAAAPAAEAAKEEKKEEEPEESDDDMGFGLFD; encoded by the exons atggCATCAAAGGCTGAATTAGCTTGTGTTTACTCCGCTCTCATCCTGGTTGATGATGATGTCGCCGTAACT GGTGAGAAAATCTCCACCATCCTGAAAGCTGCCTCCGTGGACGTCGAGCCCTACTGGCCGGGTCTTTTCGCGAAGGCCCTTGAGGGAATCAATGTCCGTGACCTGATCACCAACATCGGATCCGGTGTCGGCGCAGCACCCGCCGCGGGAGCGCCCGCCGCAGCTGCGGCCGCCGCCCCTGCCGCTGAGGCCGCCAAGGAGGAGAAAAAAGAGGAAGAACCCGAGGAGTCTGACGATGACATGGGCTTCG gtCTCTTTGACTAA